The Micromonospora sp. NBC_01740 genome includes a window with the following:
- a CDS encoding ABC transporter ATP-binding protein — protein MTLIATDSLTKTYGGGVTALADLTVAVEPGIIGLVGANGAGKSTLIKILLGLLAPTSGRVRVLGLDPTTDSAQVRARVGYMPEHDALPPDLSAAELVTHLGRVSGLPRTVARERASEALRHVGLYEERYRPVGGYSTGMKQRVKLAQALVHDPDLLLLDEPTNGLDPAGRDAMLALVHRIGTEFGISVLVCSHLLGEVERICDTLVAIDGGRLLRADHISAMTSATDVLAVEVSEGTDELAARLAALDLPVRRDGRLLLVELADDATYDLILGAVAELDLPLHRLDQRRHRVAELFATREPSHA, from the coding sequence GTGACACTCATCGCGACCGACTCGCTGACCAAGACGTACGGGGGTGGGGTCACCGCGCTGGCCGACCTGACCGTCGCGGTCGAGCCGGGGATCATCGGGTTGGTCGGCGCGAACGGCGCCGGCAAGTCCACCCTGATCAAGATCCTGCTCGGCCTCCTCGCCCCGACCAGCGGCCGGGTCCGGGTCCTCGGCCTCGACCCGACCACCGACTCCGCCCAGGTCCGCGCCCGGGTCGGCTACATGCCCGAGCACGACGCCCTGCCGCCGGACCTCTCCGCCGCCGAGCTGGTCACCCACCTCGGCCGGGTCAGCGGCCTGCCGCGTACGGTCGCCCGGGAGCGGGCCTCCGAGGCGCTGCGGCACGTCGGGCTCTACGAGGAGCGCTACCGCCCGGTCGGCGGTTACTCCACCGGCATGAAGCAGCGGGTCAAGCTCGCCCAGGCCCTGGTGCACGACCCCGACCTGCTGCTGCTCGACGAGCCGACCAACGGGCTCGACCCGGCCGGCCGCGACGCCATGCTGGCGCTGGTGCACCGCATCGGCACCGAGTTCGGCATCTCCGTGCTGGTCTGCTCGCACCTGCTGGGCGAGGTGGAGCGGATCTGTGACACCCTCGTCGCCATCGACGGCGGGCGGCTGCTGCGCGCCGACCACATCTCCGCCATGACCTCGGCCACCGACGTGCTCGCCGTCGAGGTCAGCGAGGGCACCGACGAGCTGGCCGCCCGGCTGGCCGCGCTCGACCTGCCGGTACGCCGGGACGGCCGGCTGCTGCTCGTCGAGCTCGCCGACGACGCCACCTACGACCTGATCCTCGGCGCGGTCGCCGAGCTGGACCTGCCGCTGCACCGGCTGGACCAGCGCCGGCACCGGGTGGCCGAACTCTTCGCCACGAGGGAGCCCAGCCATGCCTGA
- a CDS encoding DM13 domain-containing protein: protein MTRLFRAPLTWVVVAVLAAGSAFGLYWFQPWKLVTDAEVDEALSSVAATPAPTVSATGAAPSPAGPVLVGQGDFVTHEHDTSGSARIVRAPDGRHRLELVGLATSNGPDLRVWLSDQPVRSGTAGWRVFDDGRWVELGRLKGNRGDQGYDIPADVDLTGLTSVSIWCKRFAVSFGAAPLAPPR, encoded by the coding sequence ATGACCCGACTGTTCCGCGCGCCGCTGACGTGGGTGGTGGTCGCCGTCCTCGCCGCCGGCTCGGCGTTCGGGCTCTACTGGTTCCAGCCCTGGAAGCTGGTCACCGACGCCGAGGTCGACGAGGCACTCTCGAGCGTGGCGGCCACGCCGGCGCCGACGGTCTCCGCCACGGGCGCGGCGCCCTCCCCCGCCGGGCCGGTCCTCGTCGGGCAGGGCGACTTCGTGACCCACGAGCACGACACGTCGGGCAGCGCGCGGATCGTCCGCGCCCCCGACGGGCGGCACCGGCTGGAACTCGTGGGCCTGGCCACCTCCAACGGCCCGGACCTGCGGGTCTGGCTCAGCGACCAGCCGGTGCGCAGCGGCACCGCCGGGTGGCGGGTCTTCGACGACGGCCGGTGGGTCGAGCTGGGCCGACTCAAGGGCAACCGGGGCGACCAGGGTTACGACATCCCGGCCGACGTCGACCTGACGGGCCTGACCAGCGTCTCCATCTGGTGCAAGCGGTTCGCCGTCTCCTTCGGGGCCGCGCCCCTGGCCCCGCCCCGCTGA
- a CDS encoding bifunctional methylenetetrahydrofolate dehydrogenase/methenyltetrahydrofolate cyclohydrolase, whose amino-acid sequence MTATLLDGKATAAEIKDELRTRVKALAERGITPGLGTVLVGADPGSQAYVNGKHRDCAEVGVASIRRELPADATQAQVDAVLAELNADPACHGYIVQLPLPGHLDTQRVLELIDPDKDADGLHPVNLGRLVLGYDAPLPCTPRGIVELLRRHDVPLRGANVAVVGRGNTVGRPLGLLLTRRSENATVTLCHTGTLDLASHTRAADIVIVAAGVPGLLTADMLTPGAVVVDVGITRVIGPDGKGRYTGDVAGDAAEVAGKLVPMPGGVGPMTRAMLLTNVVERAERD is encoded by the coding sequence GTGACGGCGACGCTTCTGGACGGCAAGGCGACCGCGGCCGAGATCAAGGACGAGCTGCGGACACGGGTCAAGGCACTGGCGGAACGCGGCATCACCCCCGGGCTCGGCACCGTCCTGGTGGGTGCGGACCCCGGCTCCCAGGCGTACGTCAACGGCAAGCACCGCGACTGCGCCGAGGTGGGGGTCGCCTCGATCCGCCGCGAGCTGCCGGCCGACGCGACCCAGGCGCAGGTCGACGCCGTGCTCGCCGAGCTGAACGCCGACCCGGCCTGCCACGGCTACATCGTCCAGCTGCCGCTGCCGGGCCACCTCGACACCCAGCGGGTGCTGGAACTGATCGACCCCGACAAGGACGCCGACGGCCTGCACCCGGTCAACCTCGGCCGGCTCGTCCTGGGCTACGACGCCCCGCTGCCCTGCACCCCGCGCGGCATCGTCGAGCTGCTCCGCCGGCACGACGTGCCGCTGCGCGGCGCCAATGTCGCCGTGGTCGGCCGCGGCAACACCGTCGGCCGCCCGCTCGGCCTGCTGCTCACCCGCCGCAGCGAGAACGCCACCGTGACCCTCTGCCACACCGGCACCCTCGACCTGGCCTCGCACACCCGGGCCGCCGACATCGTCATCGTGGCCGCCGGCGTACCGGGCCTGCTCACCGCCGACATGCTCACGCCGGGCGCGGTCGTGGTCGACGTCGGCATCACCCGGGTCATCGGCCCGGACGGCAAGGGCCGCTACACCGGCGACGTCGCCGGTGACGCGGCGGAGGTGGCCGGCAAGCTGGTGCCCATGCCGGGCGGCGTCGGCCCGATGACCCGCGCGATGCTGCTGACCAACGTCGTGGAGCGCGCCGAGCGCGACTGA
- a CDS encoding peptide ABC transporter substrate-binding protein, giving the protein MRVRRLAAWTALPLAVTLGLVACGSGGDGGSGESNPDAAVRIEIAEPQHLVPTNTNETSGSQVLAALFSPLVDYDEANKPHEVAAESVTSEDNTTWTVKLKDGYTFHNGEKVTADNYVDAWNYGAYAPNGQNSSYFFEKIAGYEDMQGETPKAKTLSGLKKVDDLTFTVTLSEPYSEFKSVLGYTAFYPMPKAAFSAPGVLAEGYEQAPVGQGPFKMKGAWQHDAKVEVEKYDAFPGEKPKVAGVEFRIYQQPTAAYADVLSDNLDVIKTIPTENLSTAGTDLGDRFKQSSASSLQVLAFPTFQEEFSNPDVRKAISMAIDRDEITKSIFKDSQQPARSFVSPVVAGYRDSTIGEAGEFDPAKAKSLYQAAGGPARIELSYNGDGGHKDWIDATCNQLKTNLGVDCVGTAEPKFADLLTKVKAKQPVGLFRMGWVMDYPSMENYLGPLYSSNGSSNYYGYSNPEFDKLLAEGASAANEDEAIKKYQAAEDLLAEDLPVIPLRYGQNNFGHSTKVTNVEMDLFDRIDLVKIEAVK; this is encoded by the coding sequence ATGCGTGTTCGTAGGCTCGCTGCCTGGACCGCCCTCCCGCTCGCGGTGACCCTGGGCCTGGTGGCCTGCGGCTCGGGCGGCGACGGTGGATCCGGCGAGAGCAACCCCGACGCGGCCGTGCGGATCGAGATCGCCGAGCCGCAGCACCTGGTGCCCACCAACACCAACGAGACGAGCGGCTCGCAGGTGCTCGCCGCCCTGTTCAGCCCGCTGGTCGACTACGACGAGGCCAACAAGCCCCACGAGGTGGCGGCCGAGTCGGTGACGTCCGAGGACAACACGACCTGGACGGTCAAGCTGAAGGACGGCTACACCTTCCACAACGGCGAGAAGGTCACCGCCGACAACTACGTCGACGCCTGGAACTACGGCGCCTACGCCCCGAACGGCCAGAACTCCAGCTACTTCTTCGAGAAGATCGCCGGCTACGAGGACATGCAGGGCGAGACCCCGAAGGCCAAGACGCTCAGCGGGCTGAAGAAGGTCGACGACCTGACCTTCACCGTGACGCTGTCGGAGCCGTACAGCGAGTTCAAGTCCGTGCTCGGCTACACCGCCTTCTACCCGATGCCGAAGGCCGCGTTCTCCGCGCCCGGCGTACTGGCCGAGGGCTACGAGCAGGCACCGGTCGGTCAGGGCCCGTTCAAGATGAAGGGCGCCTGGCAGCACGACGCCAAGGTCGAGGTCGAGAAGTACGACGCCTTCCCCGGCGAGAAGCCGAAGGTGGCCGGCGTCGAGTTCCGGATCTACCAGCAGCCGACCGCCGCGTACGCGGACGTGCTCTCGGACAACCTGGACGTCATCAAGACCATCCCGACCGAGAACCTCTCGACGGCCGGCACCGACCTCGGTGACCGGTTCAAGCAGAGCTCCGCCTCGTCGCTCCAGGTGCTGGCCTTCCCGACGTTTCAGGAGGAGTTCAGCAACCCGGACGTGCGCAAGGCCATCTCGATGGCGATCGACCGGGACGAGATCACCAAGTCGATCTTCAAGGACTCGCAGCAGCCGGCCCGCTCGTTCGTCTCGCCGGTCGTCGCGGGCTACCGCGACAGCACCATCGGCGAGGCCGGCGAGTTCGACCCGGCCAAGGCCAAGAGCCTGTACCAGGCCGCGGGCGGCCCGGCGAGGATCGAGCTGTCCTACAACGGCGACGGCGGCCACAAGGACTGGATCGACGCGACCTGCAACCAGCTCAAGACCAACCTGGGCGTGGACTGCGTGGGCACCGCCGAGCCGAAGTTCGCGGACCTGCTGACCAAGGTGAAGGCCAAGCAGCCGGTCGGCCTGTTCCGGATGGGCTGGGTCATGGACTACCCGTCCATGGAGAACTACCTGGGCCCGCTGTACAGCAGCAACGGCTCGTCGAACTACTACGGCTACAGCAACCCGGAGTTCGACAAGCTGCTCGCCGAGGGCGCCAGCGCCGCGAACGAGGACGAGGCGATCAAGAAGTACCAGGCGGCCGAGGACCTGCTGGCGGAGGACCTGCCGGTGATCCCGCTGCGGTACGGCCAGAACAACTTCGGCCACTCCACCAAGGTGACGAACGTGGAGATGGATCTCTTCGACCGGATCGACCTCGTGAAGATCGAGGCCGTCAAGTAA
- the mdh gene encoding malate dehydrogenase, which produces MGKKVTVVGAGFYGSTTAQRLAEYDVFDTVVITDIVEGKPAGLALDLNQSRAVEGFETKVIGATTGPNGEGYEAIEGSDVVVITAGLPRKPGMSRMDLLETNAKIVRQVSENVAKYAPNAVVIVVSNPLDEMTALAQLATQFPKNRVLGQAGMLDTARFTNFVAEALGVPVKSVKTLTLGSHGDTMVPVPSQSTVDGKPLREAMPAEQIEELVVKTRNGGAEVVALLKTGSAYYAPSAAAARMAKAVAEDSGEVMPVCAWVDGEYGISGVYLGVEAAIGAEGVKRVVETDLDADELASLKEAAEAVRAKQGDVASM; this is translated from the coding sequence ATGGGTAAGAAGGTCACTGTCGTCGGGGCCGGCTTCTACGGCTCCACCACCGCACAGCGCCTGGCCGAGTACGACGTCTTCGACACCGTCGTGATCACCGACATCGTGGAGGGCAAGCCCGCAGGTCTCGCCCTGGACCTCAACCAGTCGCGCGCCGTCGAGGGCTTCGAGACCAAGGTGATCGGCGCGACCACCGGTCCGAACGGCGAGGGCTACGAGGCGATCGAGGGCTCGGACGTCGTCGTGATCACCGCCGGCCTGCCGCGCAAGCCGGGCATGAGCCGCATGGACCTGCTCGAGACGAACGCGAAGATCGTCCGCCAGGTCTCCGAGAACGTCGCCAAGTACGCCCCGAACGCCGTCGTCATCGTCGTGTCCAACCCGCTCGACGAGATGACCGCGCTGGCCCAGCTCGCCACCCAGTTCCCGAAGAACCGGGTCCTCGGCCAGGCCGGCATGCTGGACACCGCCCGGTTCACCAACTTCGTGGCCGAGGCGCTGGGCGTACCGGTGAAGTCGGTGAAGACGCTGACCCTCGGCTCGCACGGCGACACGATGGTGCCGGTGCCGTCGCAGAGCACGGTCGACGGCAAGCCGCTGCGTGAGGCGATGCCGGCCGAGCAGATCGAGGAGCTGGTCGTCAAGACCCGCAACGGCGGCGCCGAGGTGGTCGCGCTGCTCAAGACCGGTTCGGCGTACTACGCGCCGTCGGCCGCCGCCGCGCGGATGGCCAAGGCCGTCGCGGAGGACTCGGGCGAGGTCATGCCGGTCTGCGCCTGGGTCGACGGCGAGTACGGCATCTCCGGCGTCTACCTGGGTGTCGAGGCCGCGATCGGCGCCGAGGGCGTCAAGCGGGTCGTCGAGACGGACCTGGACGCCGACGAGCTGGCCAGCCTGAAGGAGGCCGCCGAGGCCGTCCGCGCCAAGCAGGGCGACGTCGCCTCCATGTGA
- a CDS encoding MBL fold metallo-hydrolase encodes MPPSRILGSITVTALTDGEGPFFQPRAEAFPDATPEHWRAADLRDPATVTADGRWWLPFRSFAIRAGDGPVTLVDAGIGPAGSPAASWAPVPGRLPAELAAAGIDPADVRTVVLTHLHSDHVGWAVTGSPGTPYFPNADYVLQRAELAAVGQLAPGLSAGLVAPLRAAGQLRVVDGEERLDPTVRLLPTPGHTPGHQSVLLEVGDERLLLTGDLLVHAVQLVDPELAYAHEEDAPAARASRVGLLRDLAARGPTVLATPHLGEAFMML; translated from the coding sequence ATGCCACCGAGCCGCATCCTCGGGTCTATCACGGTCACCGCACTCACCGACGGCGAGGGACCGTTCTTCCAGCCCCGCGCGGAGGCGTTCCCGGACGCCACGCCGGAGCACTGGCGCGCGGCCGACCTGCGGGACCCGGCCACGGTGACCGCCGACGGACGGTGGTGGCTGCCGTTCCGCAGCTTCGCCATCCGCGCCGGCGACGGGCCGGTGACCCTGGTCGACGCGGGGATCGGCCCGGCCGGCTCGCCCGCCGCGAGCTGGGCGCCGGTGCCCGGCCGGCTGCCGGCCGAACTCGCCGCCGCCGGCATCGACCCGGCCGACGTACGCACGGTGGTGCTCACCCACCTGCACAGCGACCACGTCGGCTGGGCGGTCACCGGCTCGCCGGGGACGCCGTACTTCCCGAACGCCGACTACGTGCTCCAGCGGGCCGAGCTGGCCGCCGTGGGGCAGCTCGCCCCGGGGCTGTCGGCCGGCCTGGTCGCGCCGTTGCGCGCCGCCGGCCAGCTCCGGGTGGTCGACGGCGAGGAGAGGCTGGATCCGACGGTACGGCTGCTGCCGACCCCGGGGCACACGCCCGGGCACCAGTCGGTGCTGCTGGAGGTGGGCGACGAGCGGCTGCTGCTCACCGGCGACCTGCTGGTGCACGCCGTGCAACTGGTCGACCCCGAGCTGGCGTACGCCCACGAGGAGGACGCCCCCGCGGCGCGTGCCTCGCGGGTGGGGCTGCTGCGCGACCTGGCCGCGCGCGGGCCCACGGTGCTCGCCACCCCGCACCTGGGCGAGGCGTTCATGATGCTGTAG
- a CDS encoding NADP-dependent isocitrate dehydrogenase, translating into MAKIKVNNPVVELDGDEMTRIIWKQIREQLILPYLDVDLHYYDLSIQHRDETDDQVTVDAANAIKEHGVGVKCATITPDEARVEEFGLKKMWRSPNGTIRNILGGVVFREPIIMSNVPRLVPGWTKPIIIGRHAHGDQYKATDFVVPGPGKVTVTYTPADGGAPMEMEVANFPGGGIAMGMYNYDESIRDFARASFRYGLDRNYPVYLSTKNTILKAYDGRFKDIFAEVFENEFKAEFDAAGITYEHRLIDDMVAAALKWEGGYVWACKNYDGDVQSDTVAQGFGSLGLMTSVLLSPDGRTVEAEAAHGTVTRHYRQWQKGEKTSTNPIASIYAWTRGLAHRGKLDGTPAVTEFANTLEQVIVDTVEGGQMTKDLSLLISRDAPWLTTDEFMNALDENLARKLSA; encoded by the coding sequence ATGGCGAAGATCAAGGTAAACAACCCGGTCGTTGAGCTCGACGGCGACGAGATGACCCGGATCATCTGGAAGCAGATCCGGGAGCAGCTGATCCTGCCCTACCTCGACGTCGACCTGCACTACTACGACCTGTCGATCCAGCACCGCGACGAGACCGACGACCAGGTCACCGTCGACGCCGCCAACGCCATCAAGGAGCACGGCGTCGGCGTCAAGTGCGCGACCATCACCCCGGACGAGGCCCGGGTGGAGGAGTTCGGCCTGAAGAAGATGTGGCGGTCGCCGAACGGCACGATCCGCAACATCCTCGGCGGCGTCGTCTTCCGCGAGCCGATCATCATGTCCAACGTGCCGCGGCTGGTCCCCGGCTGGACCAAGCCGATCATCATCGGCCGGCACGCCCACGGTGACCAGTACAAGGCCACCGACTTCGTCGTCCCGGGCCCGGGCAAGGTGACCGTCACCTACACCCCGGCCGACGGCGGCGCCCCGATGGAGATGGAGGTCGCCAACTTCCCCGGCGGCGGCATCGCCATGGGCATGTACAACTACGACGAGTCGATCCGGGACTTCGCCCGCGCCTCGTTCCGGTACGGCCTGGACCGCAACTACCCGGTCTACCTGTCCACCAAGAACACCATCCTCAAGGCGTACGACGGCCGGTTCAAGGACATCTTCGCCGAGGTGTTCGAGAACGAGTTCAAGGCCGAGTTCGACGCCGCCGGCATCACCTACGAGCACCGGCTCATCGACGACATGGTCGCCGCCGCGCTCAAGTGGGAGGGCGGCTACGTCTGGGCCTGCAAGAACTACGACGGTGACGTGCAGTCCGACACCGTCGCGCAGGGCTTCGGCTCGCTGGGCCTGATGACCTCGGTGCTGCTCTCCCCGGACGGCCGTACGGTCGAGGCCGAGGCCGCGCACGGCACGGTCACCCGGCACTACCGGCAGTGGCAGAAGGGCGAGAAGACCTCGACCAACCCGATCGCGTCGATCTACGCCTGGACCCGGGGCCTGGCCCACCGGGGCAAGCTGGACGGCACCCCGGCGGTCACCGAGTTCGCCAACACCCTGGAGCAGGTCATCGTCGACACCGTCGAGGGCGGCCAGATGACCAAGGACCTCTCGCTGCTCATCTCGCGGGACGCCCCGTGGCTGACCACCGACGAGTTCATGAACGCGCTCGACGAGAACCTGGCGCGCAAGCTCTCCGCCTGA
- a CDS encoding DeoR/GlpR family DNA-binding transcription regulator — translation MLAQQRQAAILDRVRATGGVRVTELAAEYGVSDMTIRRDLEALHERGLLAKVHGGATVAGPGSTDEPGFRAKSVRQLAEKAAIAGRAAELVRPGAAVALSAGTTTAELARRLVDVPGLTVVTNSLPVAEILHAGGRSDQTVVLTGGVRTPSDALVGPLAVAAIRSLHLDLLFLGVHGITERAGFTTPNLMEAETDRALVAAADRLVVLADHTKWGTVGISSIVELSAAHVLVTDDRLSPDARRALDDRVGELVVVPPATGAGRTATTTDEGMAR, via the coding sequence ATGCTCGCTCAGCAACGGCAGGCGGCCATCCTGGACCGGGTCCGCGCCACCGGCGGCGTACGGGTCACCGAGCTGGCCGCCGAGTACGGCGTCTCGGACATGACCATCCGGCGCGACCTGGAGGCGCTGCACGAGCGCGGCCTGCTGGCCAAGGTGCACGGCGGCGCCACGGTGGCCGGCCCTGGCTCGACCGACGAACCGGGCTTCCGGGCCAAGTCGGTGCGGCAACTGGCCGAGAAGGCGGCCATCGCCGGCCGCGCCGCCGAGCTGGTCCGCCCCGGGGCGGCGGTCGCCCTCTCCGCCGGCACCACCACCGCCGAGCTGGCCCGTCGACTGGTCGACGTGCCGGGCCTGACCGTCGTCACCAACTCGCTGCCGGTGGCCGAGATCCTGCACGCCGGCGGCCGGTCCGACCAGACCGTGGTGCTCACCGGCGGGGTGCGTACGCCGTCGGACGCGCTGGTCGGGCCGCTGGCCGTCGCCGCCATCCGGTCGCTGCACCTGGACCTGCTCTTCCTCGGCGTGCACGGGATCACCGAGCGGGCGGGGTTCACCACCCCGAACCTGATGGAGGCGGAGACCGACCGCGCCCTGGTGGCCGCCGCCGACCGACTGGTCGTGCTCGCCGACCACACCAAGTGGGGCACCGTCGGCATCTCCTCGATCGTTGAGCTTTCCGCCGCCCACGTGCTGGTCACCGACGACCGGCTGTCCCCCGACGCGCGGCGGGCGCTCGACGACCGGGTGGGCGAACTGGTGGTCGTGCCCCCCGCCACGGGCGCGGGACGGACGGCCACGACGACAGATGAGGGGATGGCGAGGTGA
- the cysC gene encoding adenylyl-sulfate kinase translates to MSNSWVLPDEVLRDAPAYTPRPGELADLELLLIGAYAPLAGFMTRADLVSVSRRGRLADGSPWPVPVTLQVPTALAQGLDPRDEARRTLVLTDGEGAPVAALDVADAWQVRDGVAGVGGTVRRLGDGGHGPFQRLRRTPEEVRPLLPSGRVLGVIADRPLHRPQLAQIAHAVRTLGAHLLVMIPVGEDGLGGLPPESLVRSVFAARDRMPPATLVAVPLSRRRDEISDALLRARVSAAYGVTHLLSTGEMLSGAGLRVLVPRELAYDNRDGQWRWREDIPPRNRRLALTQPEIDDLLDRGFPLPEWHTPPAVAKELARARPPRRHRGLVVFLTGLSGSGKSTIARGLADVLREQGDRSITLLDGDVVRRELSAGLGFSKADRDLNVRRIGWVAAEIARHHGVGICCPIAPYAQARATAREMALAAGAGFVLVHVATPLEVCEQRDRKGLYARARAGLLTGMTGIDDPYEEPTDADLVVDTSDMTIDEAVEAVLHHLNETGWVEPRLQSI, encoded by the coding sequence ATGAGCAACAGCTGGGTGCTGCCCGACGAGGTGCTCCGGGACGCGCCGGCGTACACGCCACGCCCCGGCGAGCTGGCTGACCTGGAGCTGCTGCTGATCGGGGCGTACGCCCCGCTGGCCGGCTTCATGACCCGCGCCGACCTGGTCTCGGTGAGTCGGCGGGGCCGGCTCGCCGACGGCTCACCGTGGCCGGTGCCGGTGACCCTCCAGGTGCCGACGGCGCTCGCCCAGGGTCTCGACCCGCGCGACGAGGCACGCCGCACCCTGGTGCTCACCGACGGGGAGGGCGCGCCGGTCGCGGCGCTGGACGTCGCCGACGCGTGGCAGGTCCGCGACGGGGTGGCCGGCGTCGGGGGCACGGTCCGCCGGCTCGGCGACGGCGGTCACGGCCCCTTCCAGCGGCTGCGCCGCACCCCCGAGGAGGTACGTCCGCTGCTGCCGTCCGGTCGGGTGCTCGGGGTGATCGCCGACCGCCCGCTGCACCGGCCGCAGCTCGCCCAGATCGCCCACGCGGTCCGCACGCTCGGCGCCCACCTGCTGGTGATGATCCCGGTCGGCGAGGACGGCCTCGGCGGGTTGCCGCCGGAGTCGCTCGTACGCAGCGTCTTCGCCGCCCGCGACCGGATGCCGCCGGCCACGCTCGTCGCCGTCCCGTTGTCCCGCCGGCGCGACGAGATCAGCGACGCGCTGCTGCGGGCCCGGGTGTCGGCGGCGTACGGCGTCACGCACCTGCTCTCCACCGGCGAGATGCTCTCCGGCGCCGGCCTGCGGGTGCTGGTGCCGCGCGAGCTGGCCTACGACAACCGCGACGGGCAGTGGCGCTGGCGGGAGGACATCCCGCCCCGCAACCGACGCCTGGCGCTGACCCAGCCGGAGATCGACGACCTGCTGGACCGGGGTTTCCCGCTCCCCGAGTGGCACACCCCGCCCGCGGTGGCGAAGGAGCTGGCCCGGGCCCGGCCGCCGCGGCGGCACCGGGGCCTGGTCGTCTTCCTGACCGGGCTCTCGGGCTCCGGCAAGTCGACGATCGCCCGGGGCCTGGCCGACGTGCTGCGCGAGCAGGGCGACCGGAGCATCACGCTGCTCGACGGCGACGTGGTGCGCCGCGAGCTCTCCGCCGGGCTGGGCTTCAGCAAGGCCGACCGGGACCTCAACGTGCGCCGGATCGGCTGGGTGGCGGCGGAGATCGCCCGGCACCACGGCGTCGGCATCTGCTGCCCGATCGCCCCGTACGCCCAGGCCCGCGCGACCGCCCGGGAGATGGCGCTGGCCGCCGGTGCGGGCTTCGTGCTGGTGCACGTGGCGACCCCGCTGGAGGTCTGCGAGCAGCGCGACCGCAAGGGCCTCTACGCCCGGGCCCGGGCCGGCCTGCTCACCGGGATGACCGGCATCGACGACCCCTACGAGGAGCCGACCGACGCGGACCTGGTGGTCGACACCAGCGACATGACGATCGACGAGGCGGTCGAGGCCGTCCTGCACCACCTGAACGAGACGGGTTGGGTCGAACCCCGGCTCCAGTCCATCTGA
- the galT gene encoding galactose-1-phosphate uridylyltransferase: MKRTAIALADGRELIYFDERDDAVRDQPDRRELPPPPPASQLRLDPLTDEWVAVAVHRQTRTFLPPADQCPLCPSTDGRQSEIPAPDYDVAVFENRFPSLSGRVAEEPAEITPFTPVRPGRGRCEVVCFTDDHNASFASLPPRRVRTVLDALADRTSALAELPGVEQVFCFENRGVEIGVTLHHPHGQIYAYPFVTPRTRALLAAARRHAERTGGRNLYADVLAAERAGGDRVVAANEHWTAYVPAAARWPFEVHVAPHRPVPDIPALDDAERDAFGPLYLDLLRRFDGLFDVPMPYIAAWHQAPVRVDRELGHLHLQLFSIRRAKDKLKYLAGSESAMGVFINDIAPERAAELLRAA, translated from the coding sequence GTGAAGCGCACCGCGATCGCGCTGGCCGACGGCCGGGAGCTGATCTACTTCGACGAACGGGACGACGCCGTCCGCGACCAGCCGGACCGGCGCGAGCTGCCCCCGCCACCGCCCGCGTCGCAGCTGCGCCTGGACCCGCTGACCGACGAGTGGGTGGCCGTCGCCGTGCACCGGCAGACGCGCACCTTCCTCCCGCCAGCCGACCAGTGCCCGCTCTGCCCCAGCACCGACGGCCGGCAGAGCGAGATCCCGGCGCCCGACTACGACGTCGCCGTCTTCGAGAACCGGTTCCCCTCCCTCAGCGGCCGGGTGGCCGAGGAGCCCGCCGAGATCACCCCGTTCACCCCGGTCCGCCCGGGTCGGGGCCGCTGCGAGGTGGTCTGCTTCACCGACGACCACAACGCGTCCTTCGCGTCCCTCCCGCCACGCCGGGTGCGTACCGTCCTCGACGCGCTCGCAGACCGCACGTCGGCGCTCGCGGAGCTGCCCGGGGTGGAGCAGGTGTTCTGCTTCGAGAACCGGGGCGTGGAGATCGGCGTGACCCTGCACCACCCGCACGGCCAGATCTACGCGTACCCCTTCGTGACCCCGCGGACCCGGGCGCTGCTGGCCGCCGCCCGCCGGCACGCGGAACGCACCGGCGGGCGCAACCTCTACGCCGACGTGCTCGCCGCCGAGCGGGCCGGCGGCGACCGGGTGGTCGCCGCCAACGAGCACTGGACGGCGTACGTCCCGGCGGCGGCCCGCTGGCCGTTCGAGGTGCACGTGGCCCCGCACCGGCCGGTGCCGGACATCCCCGCTCTCGACGACGCCGAGCGGGACGCCTTCGGGCCGCTCTACCTGGACCTGCTGCGCCGCTTCGACGGGCTGTTCGACGTGCCGATGCCCTACATCGCCGCCTGGCACCAGGCGCCGGTACGCGTCGACCGCGAGCTGGGCCACCTGCACCTGCAGCTGTTCAGCATCCGGCGCGCGAAGGACAAGCTGAAGTACCTGGCGGGCTCGGAGTCCGCGATGGGCGTCTTCATCAACGACATCGCCCCGGAGCGCGCCGCCGAACTCCTCCGCGCCGCCTGA